One region of Trinickia violacea genomic DNA includes:
- a CDS encoding alpha/beta fold hydrolase — protein MRRFNVASGLSVAADVGGDPAGSAVVLLHGGGQTRHSWKSAFDALVAAGHHVVALDARGHGESDWDPAGDYSIDALVSDLRSVLMHTPPLPILVGASMGGMTALAAVGETAQPIARALVLVDVTPMIDVEGSAHITAFMRANSDGFASVEDAAVAVAGYLPHRPRPRDVSGLERNLRQRDGRFFWHWDPRLVSDSRFDRLAVQSRLEAATRRLRVPTLLIRGAQSNIVGDEQVAHFRTLAPEAEYVNVDGAGHMVAGDRNDAFNHGILDFIARVDQGGVSPPHDRAHANSST, from the coding sequence ATGCGGCGTTTCAACGTTGCGAGCGGGCTCTCAGTGGCGGCGGATGTGGGCGGCGATCCGGCAGGCTCGGCGGTCGTGCTGCTGCATGGCGGCGGCCAGACGCGCCATAGCTGGAAGAGCGCGTTCGACGCGCTCGTGGCTGCGGGCCATCACGTCGTCGCGCTCGACGCGCGCGGCCATGGCGAGAGCGACTGGGATCCGGCGGGCGACTATTCGATCGACGCGCTGGTGTCCGACCTGCGCTCGGTCCTCATGCACACGCCGCCGCTGCCGATACTTGTGGGCGCCTCGATGGGCGGCATGACGGCGCTCGCGGCAGTCGGCGAGACGGCGCAGCCGATCGCCAGAGCGCTGGTGCTCGTCGACGTGACGCCGATGATCGATGTCGAGGGCAGCGCACACATTACCGCCTTCATGCGTGCCAATAGCGACGGCTTTGCGAGCGTGGAGGACGCGGCCGTTGCCGTGGCCGGCTACCTGCCCCATCGGCCGCGGCCGCGCGACGTATCCGGTCTCGAACGGAACCTGCGGCAGCGCGACGGCCGCTTCTTCTGGCACTGGGATCCACGACTGGTCTCGGACAGTCGGTTCGACCGGCTGGCGGTGCAGTCGCGCCTCGAGGCCGCGACGCGCCGGCTGCGCGTGCCCACGCTGCTCATCCGCGGTGCGCAGAGCAACATCGTGGGCGATGAGCAGGTCGCCCATTTCCGCACGCTCGCCCCGGAGGCCGAATACGTCAACGTCGACGGAGCCGGCCACATGGTCGCCGGCGACCGCAACGATGCCTTCAATCACGGCATCCTCGACTTCATCGCCCGCGTCGATCAAGGCGGCGTGTCGCCGCCCCATGACCGCGCTCACGCGAATTCATCGACCTGA
- a CDS encoding CaiB/BaiF CoA transferase family protein, translating into MLLSDMGADILRIERKGADAGRDPRVEIDRRGRSSVSLDLKRPESVAACLALCEKADVLFEGYRPGVMERLGLGPDAALERNPRIVYGRMTGWGQHGPYAPRAGHDINYIAITGALHAIGTKGKPVPPLNLVGDYGGGAMMLAVGLLSAVLHARATGQGQVVDASISDGTSYLTAIFYRLRALGQWQEERAANLLDGGAPFYDTYRCADGRFVAIGAIEPQFYALLLEKMGLAGKLRHDQMDRAAWPAMKATFAEVFASKTRDQWVEIMGDADTCFAPVLTAQEAAHDPHNIARSTFVEIDGIRQPAPAPRFSHTPGAIQASGTGAAVREVLQSWGLSASHVGELVDAAEA; encoded by the coding sequence ATGCTGCTCTCCGATATGGGAGCCGACATCTTGCGCATCGAACGCAAAGGTGCCGACGCCGGCCGCGACCCGCGTGTCGAGATCGATCGCCGCGGTCGCAGCTCGGTGTCGCTCGACCTGAAGCGGCCCGAGTCGGTGGCTGCCTGCCTTGCGCTGTGCGAAAAGGCGGACGTGCTGTTCGAAGGCTACCGCCCGGGCGTGATGGAACGGCTGGGCCTCGGACCCGACGCGGCGCTCGAGCGCAACCCGCGCATCGTCTACGGGCGCATGACCGGTTGGGGCCAGCATGGCCCCTACGCGCCACGCGCCGGCCACGATATCAACTACATCGCGATCACCGGCGCGCTCCATGCGATCGGCACGAAAGGCAAGCCCGTGCCGCCGCTCAATCTAGTCGGCGACTACGGCGGCGGTGCGATGATGCTCGCTGTCGGCCTGCTGTCGGCTGTGCTGCATGCGCGTGCCACCGGGCAGGGCCAGGTGGTGGACGCGTCGATCAGTGACGGCACGAGCTACCTCACGGCGATCTTTTACAGGCTGCGTGCGCTAGGTCAGTGGCAGGAGGAGCGCGCCGCGAACCTGCTCGACGGCGGCGCGCCGTTCTATGACACCTACCGCTGCGCCGACGGCAGATTCGTCGCGATCGGCGCGATCGAACCGCAGTTCTACGCCCTGCTGCTCGAGAAGATGGGCCTGGCCGGCAAGCTGCGGCACGATCAGATGGACCGCGCAGCCTGGCCTGCGATGAAGGCGACGTTCGCCGAGGTTTTCGCAAGCAAGACCCGCGACCAATGGGTGGAGATCATGGGCGATGCCGACACCTGCTTTGCGCCAGTGCTGACAGCGCAAGAGGCAGCGCACGACCCGCACAACATCGCGCGGTCGACCTTTGTCGAGATCGACGGCATCCGTCAGCCGGCCCCGGCGCCGCGCTTCTCGCACACTCCGGGTGCGATCCAGGCCTCGGGCACTGGCGCGGCTGTCCGCGAGGTCTTGCAGAGCTGGGGACTATCCGCCTCGCATGTCGGTGAACTGGTGGACGCCGCAGAAGCCTGA
- a CDS encoding nitroreductase, which yields MTVDLRGAIQDPEAPDGTWPHDSLVLGRLLSQRFSCRAYRPDPVPRHVIERMLSLAQLSPSWCNSQPWQAIVTEGKGTERLREALFAHATADAGVSGGVPSLQPDFPFPAAYRGVYKERQREVGWQLYESVGIAYGDRAASAVQAMKNFRLFDAPHMLLITSERDLGTYGAIDCGVYLSSLLLVAQSLGIASIPQAALASYAPFMHAHFDIPEHRMIVAGVSFGYADGTHPSNSFRSRRAPLDDVVHWVTE from the coding sequence ATGACAGTAGACCTACGTGGCGCAATACAGGATCCCGAGGCACCCGACGGCACATGGCCGCACGATTCGCTGGTGCTTGGACGCCTGCTCTCGCAGCGCTTCAGTTGTCGAGCCTACCGGCCCGATCCCGTACCGCGCCATGTGATCGAACGCATGCTGAGCCTCGCGCAGCTCTCGCCCTCATGGTGCAACTCGCAGCCCTGGCAGGCGATCGTCACCGAAGGCAAAGGCACGGAACGCCTGCGCGAGGCGCTCTTCGCACACGCGACGGCCGACGCCGGCGTGAGCGGCGGCGTGCCTAGCCTGCAGCCCGACTTCCCCTTCCCCGCCGCTTATCGCGGCGTGTACAAGGAGCGCCAGCGCGAGGTCGGCTGGCAGCTATACGAGAGCGTCGGCATCGCATACGGCGATCGCGCGGCCTCGGCAGTCCAGGCCATGAAGAACTTCAGGCTGTTCGACGCACCGCACATGCTGCTGATCACGTCCGAGCGCGATCTCGGCACCTACGGCGCGATCGACTGCGGCGTCTATCTGTCCAGCCTGCTGCTGGTGGCACAGAGCCTTGGCATTGCAAGCATCCCGCAGGCCGCACTGGCGAGCTATGCGCCCTTCATGCACGCGCACTTTGACATTCCGGAGCACCGCATGATCGTGGCCGGCGTGTCGTTCGGCTATGCCGACGGCACACATCCGTCCAACTCGTTCCGTTCCAGGCGCGCACCCCTCGATGACGTCGTACATTGGGTCACGGAATAG
- a CDS encoding enoyl-CoA hydratase-related protein yields MSAYEDITLKEEEGIATLVLNRPQSLNALRTQTLDEIVDALDTVRDGGSARVLLLTGAGRAFSSGADLAAGGSGGDLGVKVERYYNPILERLFALPLPFVTAVNGPAVGAGCALALAGDIVLAARSSYFLQAFVNIGLVPDVGSSWLLPRLIGRARAQAMMMLGERIAAERAEAWGMLYKVVDDDALAAESLELARKLAGGPTHAYALIRHGIRFALDHSLTEALALERRHQRLAGQTRDFAEGVAAFREKRPPAFTGQ; encoded by the coding sequence ATGAGCGCCTACGAAGACATCACGCTGAAGGAAGAAGAGGGCATCGCAACGCTGGTCCTGAATCGTCCGCAATCGCTCAACGCCTTGCGGACTCAGACACTTGACGAGATCGTCGACGCGCTGGACACGGTGCGCGATGGCGGCAGCGCTCGCGTGCTGTTGCTGACCGGTGCGGGACGCGCGTTCTCGTCGGGTGCCGACCTGGCAGCCGGCGGTTCCGGCGGCGATCTCGGGGTCAAGGTGGAGCGCTACTACAACCCCATCCTCGAGCGACTGTTCGCACTGCCGCTGCCGTTCGTGACCGCTGTCAACGGACCTGCTGTCGGCGCCGGCTGCGCGCTGGCGCTGGCGGGCGACATCGTCCTCGCTGCGCGTTCGTCCTACTTCCTGCAGGCCTTCGTGAACATCGGGCTCGTGCCGGACGTCGGCAGCAGCTGGCTTCTGCCGCGGCTCATCGGACGCGCTCGCGCCCAGGCGATGATGATGCTCGGCGAGCGCATCGCCGCCGAGCGCGCCGAGGCCTGGGGCATGCTCTACAAGGTCGTGGACGATGACGCGCTGGCGGCCGAATCATTGGAACTCGCACGCAAGCTGGCCGGCGGTCCGACGCACGCTTATGCACTGATCCGCCACGGTATCCGTTTCGCGCTGGACCATTCATTGACCGAGGCGCTCGCGCTGGAGCGTCGCCACCAGCGCCTCGCCGGCCAGACAAGAGACTTTGCCGAGGGAGTCGCGGCCTTCCGGGAGAAGCGGCCGCCGGCATTCACAGGCCAGTGA
- a CDS encoding Zn-ribbon domain-containing OB-fold protein, with protein MYAATSTEAGTPAETRTHAFPCSNRDFDFYYDGLEARRLLVQKCCRCGTMRNPPGPACPACRSLEWAAFELRGTGTIFSYTVHHHPKLPNFEVPHPVVLVEMDEGIRVFAAMDGGVEPPQIGARVQVEFLRRGAVASFRFKPA; from the coding sequence ATGTACGCCGCGACATCGACCGAGGCCGGGACACCCGCCGAGACCAGGACACACGCCTTTCCCTGCTCCAACCGCGACTTCGACTTCTATTACGACGGCCTGGAAGCGCGGCGACTATTGGTTCAGAAGTGCTGCCGCTGCGGGACGATGCGCAATCCGCCCGGCCCGGCCTGTCCCGCATGCCGCTCGCTCGAGTGGGCTGCGTTCGAGCTGCGCGGTACCGGGACGATCTTCAGCTACACGGTCCATCACCATCCGAAGCTGCCGAACTTCGAAGTGCCGCACCCGGTAGTGCTCGTCGAGATGGACGAAGGCATCCGTGTTTTCGCCGCGATGGACGGCGGCGTCGAGCCGCCGCAAATCGGCGCACGCGTGCAAGTGGAGTTCCTGCGGCGCGGCGCAGTTGCCAGCTTTCGCTTCAAGCCGGCTTGA
- a CDS encoding lipid-transfer protein, whose protein sequence is MSTLKDKTAIVGYGATEFSKKSGRSELQLAIEAVTSALADAGIDPAEVDGMATYTLDNNSEFEIFRNIGGRDLKFFSRIAGGGGAACAPLLHAAMAITSGVAEVVVCYRAMNERSEYRFGTPMLPSTPTSDNVLFAYLSGQGLQTPAAMIAMTMRRYMHETGATSEDFANVAIAARRHAATNPNAFFHGKPITRDDYFNSRMIADPLRLFDCCQESDGAVALVVTSAERARSLRHKPVLIRAAAQGSPDGTMSLGSYYRKDIAPRGECELVARQLYEAARLTPKDMQVAILYDHFGPTVLPSLEAYGFCDWGEAKDFVKNGNIEIGGSLPVNTHGGQLGEAYIHGLNGVGEAVRQLRGTAVNQVANVENVLVTAGSAVPTSGAILGVAD, encoded by the coding sequence ATGTCGACTCTCAAGGATAAGACAGCCATCGTGGGCTACGGCGCCACGGAGTTTTCGAAGAAGTCCGGCCGCAGCGAGCTGCAACTCGCCATCGAGGCCGTCACTTCCGCGCTGGCCGATGCCGGCATCGACCCCGCGGAAGTCGATGGAATGGCGACTTACACGCTCGACAACAACTCCGAGTTCGAGATCTTCCGCAACATCGGCGGGCGCGACCTGAAGTTCTTCAGCCGCATCGCCGGAGGGGGTGGCGCGGCCTGCGCGCCGCTGCTGCATGCGGCGATGGCGATCACGAGCGGGGTGGCCGAAGTCGTCGTCTGCTACCGGGCGATGAACGAGCGCTCCGAGTACCGGTTCGGCACGCCGATGCTGCCGTCGACTCCGACCAGCGATAACGTGCTGTTTGCGTATCTAAGCGGACAGGGCCTGCAGACGCCGGCCGCGATGATTGCGATGACGATGCGCCGCTATATGCACGAGACGGGCGCGACCAGCGAGGACTTCGCCAACGTCGCGATCGCCGCGCGCCGCCATGCCGCGACGAATCCGAACGCGTTCTTCCACGGCAAGCCAATCACGCGCGACGACTATTTCAACTCGCGCATGATCGCTGACCCGCTACGTCTCTTCGACTGCTGCCAGGAAAGCGACGGCGCCGTCGCTCTCGTCGTGACCAGCGCCGAACGGGCGCGGTCGCTACGCCACAAGCCCGTGCTGATCCGTGCCGCCGCACAAGGCTCGCCCGACGGCACGATGTCGCTCGGCAGCTACTACAGGAAGGACATCGCTCCGCGCGGCGAATGCGAGCTCGTCGCGCGCCAACTTTACGAGGCGGCGCGATTGACACCGAAGGACATGCAGGTCGCGATCCTCTACGATCACTTCGGGCCGACCGTGCTGCCGTCGCTCGAAGCCTACGGCTTCTGCGACTGGGGCGAAGCCAAGGACTTCGTCAAGAACGGCAACATCGAGATCGGTGGAAGCCTGCCGGTCAACACTCACGGCGGCCAGCTCGGCGAGGCCTATATTCACGGGCTCAACGGCGTCGGGGAGGCGGTCCGGCAATTGCGCGGCACGGCGGTCAACCAGGTCGCAAACGTCGAGAACGTTCTGGTGACAGCCGGCAGCGCCGTGCCCACGAGCGGCGCAATCCTTGGCGTGGCGGACTGA
- a CDS encoding long-chain-fatty-acid--CoA ligase: MLDFARMRTLPDLLAYHAEVRPDDVALDFEGRSTSYAEFHRRTDRLAASLRRLSPEPGRRIGYLGKNSDRYVELVFATAKAGLVLVPLNWRLAPDEWAFILGDAQATHLFVDDAFEAQGRALGQRLALASVMSLADEASWAALLDSYDGATPPVRADVHDIVLQIYTSGTTGTPKGVMLTHENVLALREPGLRAGLAWFPGPGDVSLVAMPVAHIAGTAYGLFGLHSGGRLVIAREFDAGEVWALLASSRASHMLLAPTALRMLLEHPAAAATRVPHLRYITYGGSPIAPALLAQAVARLNCGFTQMYGMTEASGGVVALTPDDHRKAKPHRLASAGRAMLGVELGIVDRAGARLSAGQNGEIVVRSRAVMAGYWQRPEATAETIDADGWLHTGDVGVLDEDGYLTVLDRAKDTIVSGAENVYPLEVENVLSRHPDVAEVAVIGVPSARWGEEVKAVIVPRPGMTIDAARLIDWARERIAAYKAPKSIDIVDALPRNPNGKVLRRVLRDPYWRDQERNVG, translated from the coding sequence ATGCTCGATTTCGCCCGCATGCGAACTCTGCCGGACCTGCTCGCGTATCACGCCGAGGTTCGGCCGGACGACGTGGCGCTCGACTTCGAAGGGCGCTCGACGTCCTATGCCGAATTCCACCGCCGCACCGACCGGCTCGCGGCGTCACTGAGGCGGCTGAGCCCCGAGCCGGGCCGCCGCATCGGTTACCTGGGCAAGAACAGCGACCGATACGTCGAGCTCGTGTTCGCCACCGCCAAGGCCGGCCTGGTGCTCGTGCCGCTGAACTGGCGTCTCGCGCCCGATGAATGGGCCTTCATCCTGGGGGATGCGCAGGCGACCCACCTCTTCGTCGACGATGCCTTCGAAGCTCAGGGCCGCGCACTGGGTCAGCGGCTCGCGCTTGCCTCCGTGATGTCGCTCGCCGACGAGGCCAGCTGGGCGGCGCTGCTCGATTCATACGACGGCGCCACGCCGCCCGTGCGCGCAGATGTGCACGACATCGTGCTGCAGATCTACACGTCGGGCACCACCGGCACGCCCAAGGGCGTGATGCTGACACACGAGAACGTGCTCGCGCTGCGCGAACCGGGGCTGCGCGCCGGGCTTGCCTGGTTCCCGGGCCCGGGCGACGTGAGTCTTGTCGCGATGCCCGTGGCCCACATTGCCGGCACCGCCTATGGCCTGTTCGGGCTGCACAGCGGCGGGAGACTCGTGATCGCACGCGAATTCGACGCCGGCGAGGTCTGGGCGCTCCTGGCAAGCTCCCGCGCAAGCCACATGCTGCTCGCGCCGACTGCCCTGCGCATGTTGCTCGAGCACCCGGCCGCCGCTGCGACACGGGTGCCGCACCTGCGCTACATCACGTACGGCGGCTCGCCGATCGCGCCGGCACTGCTCGCGCAGGCGGTCGCGCGGCTGAACTGCGGCTTCACACAGATGTACGGCATGACCGAGGCGTCCGGCGGCGTAGTCGCGCTGACACCTGATGACCATCGCAAAGCGAAACCGCATCGCCTCGCGTCCGCCGGTCGCGCGATGCTCGGCGTCGAGCTCGGCATTGTCGACCGCGCCGGCGCGCGGCTGTCCGCGGGCCAGAACGGCGAGATCGTCGTGCGTTCGCGCGCGGTGATGGCCGGTTACTGGCAGCGGCCCGAAGCCACTGCAGAGACGATCGACGCCGACGGCTGGCTGCACACCGGCGATGTGGGCGTGCTCGACGAGGATGGCTACCTCACTGTGCTCGACCGTGCGAAGGACACGATTGTGTCCGGCGCCGAGAACGTCTACCCATTGGAGGTAGAGAACGTGCTGTCGCGCCACCCCGATGTGGCGGAGGTCGCAGTCATCGGCGTGCCCTCGGCGCGCTGGGGCGAGGAAGTCAAGGCGGTGATCGTGCCCCGGCCGGGCATGACGATCGACGCGGCCCGGCTCATCGACTGGGCGCGCGAGCGCATCGCGGCATACAAGGCGCCGAAGTCGATCGACATCGTCGACGCGTTGCCGCGCAACCCCAATGGCAAGGTACTCAGGCGCGTACTGCGCGATCCTTACTGGCGCGACCAGGAACGGAACGTCGGCTGA
- a CDS encoding SDR family NAD(P)-dependent oxidoreductase encodes MEDLRLDGKTALVVGGSSGIGNGIAQRFRKQGAEVHVCGTRASAADYAGEDGSDLTGLAYAQLDASDAVAVDAWRPPFDRLDILVLAQGAVAYRRKEFEIETFRHVVNVNLVSVMHLATRFYPMLKERQGSIVIIGSIGAFKSVVGNPAYAASKAGVFGLTRTLGDAWGREGVRVNGIAPGMIATKMTKVTTDRPERLQAALDTISLGRLGQPEDVANMALFLVSPLASYITGQTVVVDGGRIL; translated from the coding sequence TTGGAAGACTTGCGACTCGACGGTAAAACCGCCCTCGTCGTCGGCGGATCGAGCGGCATCGGCAACGGCATCGCGCAGCGCTTTCGCAAGCAGGGTGCGGAAGTCCATGTCTGCGGCACCCGCGCCAGCGCCGCCGATTACGCGGGCGAGGACGGCTCCGATCTGACGGGCCTCGCCTACGCGCAGCTCGACGCGAGCGATGCGGTTGCAGTCGATGCCTGGCGGCCGCCCTTCGACCGCCTCGACATCCTTGTGCTCGCGCAGGGTGCGGTGGCGTACCGGCGCAAGGAGTTCGAAATCGAGACCTTTCGTCACGTCGTGAACGTCAATCTAGTGAGCGTGATGCATCTGGCGACGCGCTTCTACCCGATGCTCAAAGAGCGCCAAGGCTCGATCGTGATCATCGGCTCGATCGGCGCATTCAAGTCGGTCGTTGGCAATCCGGCCTACGCGGCCTCGAAGGCCGGCGTGTTCGGGCTCACGCGCACGCTCGGCGATGCCTGGGGCCGTGAAGGCGTGCGCGTCAATGGCATCGCGCCAGGCATGATCGCGACAAAGATGACGAAAGTGACGACCGACCGTCCCGAGCGCCTGCAGGCAGCGCTCGACACCATCTCGCTCGGCCGCCTCGGACAGCCTGAGGACGTCGCCAACATGGCGTTGTTCCTCGTCTCGCCGCTCGCCAGCTACATCACTGGCCAGACCGTCGTGGTCGACGGTGGCCGCATCCTCTAG
- a CDS encoding nuclear transport factor 2 family protein, with protein MNSLDTLRWADEIRELKARYFRLMDAKCWDDYATLFLDDSVFDVSEAFNDPESGEASGMAAAVSEPIIGQDAIVAYVSRGLNARVRSFHIGFMPEIEILSETRARAVWAMEDRVWLPDSPVAQMHGWGHYHETYTRRDGRWHIQTLKITRIRVEFVPRESPAAA; from the coding sequence ATGAACTCCCTCGACACGCTGCGGTGGGCCGATGAGATCCGCGAACTGAAGGCTCGCTACTTCCGCCTAATGGACGCCAAATGCTGGGACGACTACGCCACGCTGTTTCTCGACGATTCGGTGTTCGACGTGAGCGAGGCATTCAACGACCCCGAGAGTGGCGAGGCGAGCGGCATGGCGGCTGCAGTGAGCGAGCCGATCATCGGCCAAGACGCCATCGTCGCCTACGTGAGCCGCGGCCTGAATGCGCGCGTGCGCAGCTTCCACATCGGTTTCATGCCCGAGATCGAGATCCTGTCGGAGACCCGTGCCCGCGCCGTCTGGGCGATGGAGGACCGGGTCTGGCTGCCGGACAGCCCCGTCGCACAGATGCACGGCTGGGGGCACTATCACGAGACCTACACGCGGCGCGACGGGCGCTGGCACATCCAGACGTTGAAGATCACGCGTATCCGCGTCGAATTCGTTCCGCGGGAATCCCCCGCTGCAGCTTGA
- a CDS encoding enoyl-CoA hydratase, translating to MDYQNIQYESLERVARISHARPQRRNAQNVELLDELDHALQRGVADPDIRVIVIAGQGDHFSAGHDLKDAAMHRRQITPEDRYEFEDERYLGYCLRLWDAPKPVIAQVQGACIAAGFMVANMCDLIVAADDAFFADPVVNSFGAAAVEVLVHPWAMGLRQAKQFLYTGGRMSAQEAHAIGMVNQVVPRAELETATLALAGKIAESSSFALRLIKRSLNRTADIQGFRAALNAHFDTHQLSHMSTEAQQRQAAGFDATIQSAKARVA from the coding sequence ATGGACTACCAGAACATCCAGTACGAATCGCTCGAGCGCGTCGCGCGGATCTCTCACGCCCGGCCGCAACGCCGCAACGCACAAAACGTGGAGCTGCTCGATGAGTTGGACCACGCGCTCCAGCGGGGAGTGGCCGACCCGGACATTCGAGTGATCGTGATCGCCGGCCAGGGCGACCACTTCAGCGCTGGCCATGACCTGAAGGACGCGGCGATGCATCGCCGCCAGATCACACCGGAAGACCGCTACGAGTTCGAGGACGAACGCTATCTCGGCTATTGCCTGCGCCTGTGGGATGCACCGAAGCCGGTGATCGCGCAAGTGCAAGGTGCCTGCATTGCGGCCGGCTTCATGGTTGCCAACATGTGTGACCTCATCGTCGCCGCCGACGACGCGTTTTTCGCCGACCCGGTGGTCAACTCCTTCGGTGCGGCGGCGGTCGAAGTGCTGGTCCATCCGTGGGCGATGGGGTTGCGTCAGGCCAAGCAGTTCCTCTATACGGGCGGCCGCATGTCAGCGCAGGAGGCGCACGCAATCGGCATGGTCAACCAGGTCGTGCCGCGTGCGGAGCTCGAGACGGCCACGCTCGCGCTGGCCGGGAAGATCGCCGAGTCATCGTCCTTCGCGCTGCGCCTCATCAAGCGCTCGCTGAACCGCACGGCCGACATCCAGGGCTTCCGCGCCGCGCTCAACGCTCACTTCGACACGCATCAGCTCTCGCACATGAGCACCGAAGCACAGCAGCGCCAGGCAGCCGGTTTCGACGCGACGATCCAGAGCGCGAAGGCGCGTGTCGCGTAA
- a CDS encoding enoyl-CoA hydratase/isomerase family protein encodes MTNAEDHALILEQREPQIRLLRLNRPARLNAFTREMVADFNRHLDTLAEDRECRALILTGAGRGFCSGQDVAAADERNRHAPSGLVERMYWQEQFAGMSERIRALPQVVVAAVNGPCVGAGMAIALAADVRIVARSARFLPGAVRLGLTAGESGISYLLPRLIGASRAFEILLTGRPIEADEAERVGLAARLVDDAELLPVAEQWTRSMLANSPFATQHTKRILWENLDAASFRAAIELENRSQILASMTDDYKEATAAFTEKRAARFTGR; translated from the coding sequence ATGACAAATGCCGAAGACCATGCGCTGATACTGGAGCAGCGCGAACCGCAGATCCGCCTGCTGCGCCTCAATCGTCCCGCGCGTTTGAACGCCTTCACTCGTGAGATGGTGGCGGACTTCAACCGCCATCTCGACACATTGGCCGAGGACCGCGAATGTCGTGCGCTGATCCTCACCGGCGCCGGACGCGGCTTCTGTTCCGGCCAGGATGTGGCCGCGGCCGACGAGCGTAACCGTCATGCGCCGAGCGGCCTCGTCGAGCGCATGTATTGGCAGGAGCAGTTCGCCGGCATGAGCGAACGCATTCGCGCGCTGCCGCAGGTCGTGGTTGCGGCGGTCAATGGCCCTTGCGTCGGCGCCGGCATGGCGATCGCGCTGGCGGCCGACGTGAGAATCGTCGCTCGCTCGGCGCGTTTCCTCCCAGGTGCGGTGCGACTTGGGCTGACTGCGGGCGAGAGCGGCATCAGCTACCTGCTGCCGAGGTTGATCGGCGCTTCGCGAGCATTCGAGATCCTGCTGACCGGCCGGCCGATCGAGGCCGACGAAGCTGAGCGCGTCGGCCTCGCGGCACGTCTCGTCGACGACGCCGAACTGCTGCCCGTGGCCGAGCAGTGGACCCGCAGCATGCTCGCCAACAGTCCGTTCGCGACGCAGCACACCAAGCGCATCCTATGGGAGAACCTCGACGCCGCAAGTTTTCGCGCGGCGATCGAACTCGAGAACCGGTCGCAAATCCTCGCGTCGATGACCGACGACTACAAGGAAGCCACCGCCGCTTTCACTGAAAAACGCGCTGCCCGCTTCACCGGCCGTTAG
- a CDS encoding MaoC/PaaZ C-terminal domain-containing protein — translation MSRKDVSQLRFRELKVGDRFHLGERTLRREEMIEFASKYDPQPFHLEDAATREHPLFERMSASGWHSALVLHLFIADFWKRTKLRGLAGAGVSEIKWATPVYAGEPLHGEMEIEMVRVSASKPGLGLVTMCATLHKADGQLATRLKITGVFESD, via the coding sequence TTGTCTCGCAAGGATGTCAGCCAGCTCCGCTTCCGAGAGCTGAAGGTCGGCGACCGGTTCCACCTCGGAGAGCGCACGTTGAGGCGCGAGGAGATGATCGAATTTGCGTCGAAGTACGACCCGCAGCCCTTCCATCTGGAGGACGCCGCGACAAGGGAGCATCCGCTGTTCGAGCGTATGTCCGCGAGCGGGTGGCACTCGGCGCTGGTTCTCCATCTGTTCATCGCCGACTTCTGGAAACGCACGAAGCTGCGCGGCCTTGCCGGCGCCGGCGTGAGCGAAATCAAATGGGCAACGCCGGTTTACGCAGGCGAGCCGCTGCACGGCGAGATGGAGATCGAGATGGTCCGGGTCTCCGCCTCGAAGCCAGGCCTGGGCCTCGTCACGATGTGCGCCACGTTGCACAAGGCCGACGGGCAGCTTGCCACGCGGCTCAAGATAACCGGCGTGTTCGAGAGCGACTGA
- a CDS encoding Rieske (2Fe-2S) protein, giving the protein MDMIAPERLAASALAEGEGVAVEVNGRSILVCRSGGRLYAVSNRCTHAGSRLVGGKVCDGVITCPLHGAKFQLSTGECLFRKLNYAPLQTFAVREVDGQMEVDVPSSI; this is encoded by the coding sequence ATGGACATGATCGCCCCTGAACGGCTGGCTGCTTCCGCCCTCGCGGAAGGGGAGGGCGTGGCCGTGGAGGTCAACGGCCGCTCGATTCTCGTCTGCCGTTCGGGCGGCCGGCTCTACGCCGTCAGCAACCGCTGCACGCACGCCGGCTCCCGGCTGGTGGGCGGCAAAGTCTGTGACGGCGTCATCACCTGCCCGCTGCACGGCGCGAAGTTCCAGCTTTCGACCGGCGAATGCCTGTTCCGCAAGCTGAACTATGCGCCGTTGCAGACCTTCGCGGTGCGTGAAGTGGACGGCCAGATGGAAGTCGACGTGCCATCTTCGATCTAA